A part of Streptomyces sp. DSM 40750 genomic DNA contains:
- a CDS encoding hydroxymethylglutaryl-CoA lyase → MTVPGLPMTVAAPPADGLPARVRIHEVGARDGLQNEKATVPTEVKAEFVHRLADAGLTTIEATSFVHPKWVPQLADAEALFPLLGDLEAALPVLVPNERGLDRALALGARRVAVFASATESFAKANLNRTVDEALAMFDPVVTRAKAEGVHVRGYLSMCFGDPWEGPVPIPQVVRVCRALLDMGCDELSLGDTIGVATPGHVQALLTALNAADVPTPSLGVHFHDTYGQALANTLAALRHGVTTVDASAGGLGGCPYAKSATGNLATEDLVWMLSGLGIDTGVDLGRLVATSAWMAGHLGRPSPSRTVRALSHEDDEGHEHHKEQ, encoded by the coding sequence ATGACCGTCCCCGGCCTGCCCATGACCGTGGCCGCACCGCCCGCCGACGGTCTCCCCGCCCGCGTCCGTATCCACGAGGTCGGCGCCCGTGACGGCCTGCAGAACGAGAAGGCGACCGTCCCCACGGAGGTGAAGGCGGAGTTCGTCCACCGTCTGGCCGACGCGGGCCTCACCACCATCGAGGCCACCAGCTTCGTCCACCCCAAGTGGGTGCCCCAACTGGCGGACGCGGAGGCCCTGTTCCCCCTCCTCGGCGATCTTGAGGCGGCCCTCCCCGTCCTCGTCCCCAACGAACGCGGCCTCGACCGCGCCCTCGCCCTCGGCGCCCGCCGCGTCGCCGTCTTCGCCAGCGCGACGGAGTCCTTCGCCAAGGCCAACCTCAACCGGACGGTCGACGAGGCGCTGGCGATGTTCGACCCGGTGGTGACGCGGGCGAAGGCCGAGGGGGTACACGTCCGGGGCTACCTCTCCATGTGCTTCGGCGACCCCTGGGAAGGCCCCGTCCCGATCCCCCAGGTCGTACGGGTCTGCCGCGCGCTCCTCGACATGGGCTGCGACGAACTGAGCCTCGGAGACACGATCGGTGTGGCGACCCCGGGCCACGTCCAGGCACTGCTCACCGCCCTGAACGCGGCGGACGTACCGACCCCGTCCCTCGGCGTCCACTTCCACGACACCTACGGCCAGGCCCTCGCCAACACCCTCGCGGCGCTGCGGCACGGCGTCACGACGGTCGACGCGTCGGCCGGCGGCCTCGGCGGCTGCCCGTACGCGAAGAGCGCCACCGGAAACCTCGCCACCGAAGACCTCGTGTGGATGCTGAGCGGCCTCGGCATCGACACGGGCGTCGACCTCGGCCGCCTCGTCGCCACGAGCGCGTGGATGGCCGGACACCTGGGCCGACCCAGCCCGTCCCGCACCGTACGAGCCCTGTCCCACGAGGACGACGAGGGCCACGAGCACCACAAGGAGCAGTGA
- a CDS encoding acyl-CoA dehydrogenase family protein: protein MDHRLSPELEELRRTVEEFAHEVVAPKIGDFYERHEFPYEIVREMGRMGLFGLPFPEEYGGMGGDYLALGIALEELARVDSSVAITLEAGVSLGAMPIHLFGTRAQKEEWLPRLCSGEILGAFGLTEPDGGSDAGATRTTARLDESTNEWVINGSKCFITNSGTDITALVTVTAVTGRGPDGKPLISSIIVPSGTPGFTVAAPYSKVGWNASDTRELSFSDVRVPAENLLGELGRGYAQFLRILDEGRIAISALATGLAQGCVDESVRYAKERHAFGRPIGANQAIQFKIADMEMKAHTARLAWRDAASRLVSGEPFKKEAALAKLYSSTIAVDNAREATQIHGGYGFMNEYPVARMWRDSKILEIGEGTSEVQRMLIARELGLVG from the coding sequence ATGGACCACCGCCTCTCCCCCGAACTGGAAGAACTCCGCCGTACGGTCGAGGAGTTCGCGCACGAGGTCGTCGCGCCCAAGATCGGCGACTTCTACGAGCGGCACGAGTTCCCGTACGAGATCGTGCGCGAGATGGGCCGCATGGGGCTGTTCGGACTGCCGTTCCCGGAGGAGTACGGCGGCATGGGCGGCGACTATCTGGCCCTGGGCATCGCGCTGGAGGAACTCGCCCGAGTGGACTCCTCCGTGGCAATCACGCTCGAAGCCGGTGTCTCCCTGGGCGCGATGCCGATCCACCTCTTCGGCACGCGGGCCCAGAAGGAGGAGTGGCTGCCGCGCCTCTGCTCGGGCGAGATACTGGGCGCGTTCGGCCTCACCGAACCGGACGGCGGCTCGGACGCGGGCGCGACCCGTACGACCGCCCGCCTGGACGAGTCGACGAACGAGTGGGTGATCAATGGCAGCAAGTGCTTCATCACCAACTCGGGCACGGACATCACGGCGCTGGTGACGGTCACGGCGGTGACCGGCCGGGGGCCCGACGGCAAACCCCTCATCTCCTCGATCATCGTCCCGTCGGGCACGCCGGGCTTCACGGTGGCCGCCCCCTACTCCAAGGTCGGCTGGAACGCCTCGGACACCCGTGAACTGTCCTTCTCCGACGTACGGGTCCCGGCGGAGAACCTCCTCGGCGAACTCGGCCGCGGTTACGCCCAGTTCCTCCGCATCCTCGACGAGGGCCGCATCGCCATCTCGGCCCTCGCCACGGGTCTCGCCCAGGGCTGTGTCGACGAGTCGGTGAGGTACGCCAAGGAGCGGCACGCCTTCGGCCGGCCGATCGGCGCCAACCAGGCCATCCAGTTCAAGATCGCCGACATGGAGATGAAGGCCCACACGGCCCGCCTCGCCTGGCGGGACGCCGCCTCCCGCCTGGTCTCCGGCGAACCCTTCAAGAAGGAGGCGGCCCTCGCGAAGCTCTACTCCTCCACCATCGCCGTCGACAACGCCCGCGAGGCCACCCAGATCCACGGCGGCTACGGCTTCATGAACGAGTACCCCGTCGCCCGCATGTGGCGCGACTCCAAGATCCTTGAGATCGGCGAGGGCACGAGCGAGGTACAGCGGATGCTGATCGCGAGGGAGCTGGGACTGGTCGGCTAG
- a CDS encoding VOC family protein, with protein sequence MTTSVVSIVYVNDAPTAARFYGGLLGMSPSFETPGYITFDLGPGADLGLWSGQFEHLSPDVPRTSEVCLAIDGGPDELNATFEQWKSNGVTILREPHDAGFGLTFLAADPDGNRIRVAPHD encoded by the coding sequence ATGACCACATCCGTCGTGTCCATCGTCTACGTGAACGACGCTCCCACCGCAGCTCGTTTCTACGGCGGCCTCCTCGGCATGAGCCCCTCGTTCGAGACTCCGGGATACATCACCTTCGACCTCGGGCCAGGTGCTGACCTCGGTCTGTGGTCTGGCCAGTTCGAGCATCTGTCACCGGACGTCCCGCGCACCAGTGAGGTTTGCCTGGCCATCGACGGTGGACCCGACGAGCTCAACGCGACCTTTGAGCAGTGGAAGTCCAACGGGGTCACGATCCTGCGCGAGCCTCATGATGCGGGGTTCGGGCTGACCTTCCTCGCAGCCGATCCTGACGGGAACCGTATCCGCGTCGCACCGCATGACTGA
- a CDS encoding helix-turn-helix transcriptional regulator, whose protein sequence is MTPDRFFTLMLLLTSRDAVTTQELASALGVSLRTITRDLNWLRDAGLPVTAHRGRLGGVTMLPGSGLDLTRLTPGERDHLSLTGLDEKQRAELNASVESRRALSKIAATQPRRVHELLPLTDVVHVDSRPWRQVRAFGTTPASLIGAVRRGRRLRIEYDSPRESCPRDLVVDPYGLFAKAGIWYLVADCARVPRMYRLERITAWKEVDQPRRIRESQTLATVAAALIAQWEHDHAIEVSATIDQTQIERAQRIFGLRLVWDDHDESATGRKATIRFLHLEDVRALLPFGSAITVHGPTEARAHLRDLATNLAHHYAPSPTS, encoded by the coding sequence GTGACCCCAGACCGCTTCTTCACCCTGATGCTGCTCCTCACATCGAGGGATGCCGTGACCACACAGGAACTCGCCTCAGCGCTCGGGGTGTCCCTTCGAACCATCACCCGAGATCTGAACTGGCTCCGCGACGCCGGTCTGCCGGTGACCGCACACCGGGGCCGCCTCGGAGGTGTGACCATGCTGCCCGGATCCGGACTCGACCTCACGCGACTCACACCGGGCGAGCGTGATCATCTGTCGCTCACTGGGCTGGATGAGAAGCAACGTGCGGAGCTCAACGCATCGGTCGAAAGCCGGCGCGCGCTCTCCAAGATCGCCGCTACACAGCCACGTCGAGTTCATGAGCTCCTGCCGCTCACCGACGTAGTGCACGTGGACAGCCGTCCCTGGCGTCAGGTACGAGCTTTCGGCACGACTCCGGCTTCGCTGATCGGCGCGGTGCGGCGAGGTCGCCGGCTACGGATCGAGTACGACAGCCCACGCGAGTCCTGCCCACGCGACCTGGTCGTGGATCCCTACGGGCTGTTCGCCAAGGCCGGCATCTGGTACCTCGTCGCCGATTGTGCCCGAGTGCCACGGATGTACCGACTCGAACGGATCACGGCATGGAAAGAAGTCGACCAGCCACGACGGATCCGCGAGAGCCAGACCTTGGCCACCGTCGCTGCAGCGCTCATTGCTCAGTGGGAACACGACCACGCGATAGAGGTCAGCGCCACCATCGACCAGACCCAGATCGAGCGAGCGCAACGGATCTTTGGCCTACGACTCGTCTGGGACGACCATGACGAATCCGCCACCGGCCGCAAGGCAACAATCCGCTTCCTGCATCTGGAGGACGTGCGAGCACTACTGCCGTTCGGGAGCGCCATCACTGTGCACGGCCCCACCGAAGCCAGGGCTCACCTTCGCGACCTCGCCACCAATCTTGCCCACCACTATGCGCCGTCACCAACGTCCTGA
- a CDS encoding NUDIX domain-containing protein encodes MAEANEPPEQTVVRGLREELGLDVTVRGLLVVDWVPPHGPWDDHVALISDGGVLDIEPPRPHDEELSETRFVSLDEAGGLLRDRMRRRLTEAVHALREKRPVYLHDGRQLRTAS; translated from the coding sequence ATGGCCGAGGCGAACGAACCGCCTGAGCAGACGGTGGTGAGGGGGCTGAGGGAGGAGCTGGGCCTGGACGTGACCGTGCGCGGACTCCTGGTCGTCGACTGGGTTCCACCGCATGGGCCTTGGGACGACCACGTTGCGCTCATCTCAGACGGCGGTGTCCTCGACATCGAGCCGCCCCGCCCCCACGACGAGGAGCTGTCGGAAACCCGTTTCGTCTCTCTTGACGAGGCAGGCGGTCTGCTGCGGGATCGGATGCGGAGGCGGCTGACGGAGGCGGTTCACGCGCTGCGGGAGAAGCGGCCGGTCTATCTGCACGACGGGCGCCAGCTACGTACGGCTTCATGA
- a CDS encoding ABC transporter substrate-binding protein, with amino-acid sequence MSNARAAHLTRRGILAAGGALGLGAVLAACGDEDSTSSSTGSDKETAAAKSGPWSFKDDRGETAKTDKVPTNIVAFVGVAAALFDYGIDVKSVFGPTKTTDGKADVQAGDLDISKLTILGNVWDEFNVEKYAALSPDVLITTIFDDAGTLWYVPEASKDKIAKLAPSVGISAYDRQMTEPLQRMLELAKSLGADVESEKITAAKKRFEDAAARLRAATKAKPDIKVLAGSASQDIFYVSGSNLSIDLEYYKALGVNFAEPSAAALKASGGWFENLSWENVDKYAADVIIMDNRTSAIQPDAIEEATWKKLPAVKAGQVIGRNPEPILSYDKCAPLLEELAEAIENAKKVS; translated from the coding sequence ATGTCCAACGCCAGAGCCGCTCATCTCACCCGCCGTGGCATTCTCGCCGCCGGTGGCGCACTCGGTCTCGGTGCCGTGCTCGCCGCCTGTGGAGACGAGGACTCGACGAGCAGCAGCACTGGCTCCGACAAGGAGACGGCTGCCGCCAAGTCCGGCCCCTGGTCGTTCAAGGACGACCGCGGCGAGACCGCCAAGACCGACAAGGTCCCGACGAACATCGTCGCGTTCGTGGGTGTCGCCGCCGCGCTCTTCGACTACGGCATCGACGTCAAGAGCGTCTTCGGCCCGACCAAGACGACGGACGGCAAGGCCGACGTCCAGGCCGGTGACCTCGACATCAGCAAGCTCACCATCCTCGGCAACGTCTGGGACGAGTTCAACGTCGAGAAGTACGCCGCACTCTCCCCCGACGTCCTCATCACGACGATCTTCGACGACGCCGGCACCCTCTGGTACGTCCCCGAGGCCTCCAAGGACAAGATCGCCAAGCTCGCCCCGAGCGTCGGCATCTCCGCCTACGACCGCCAGATGACCGAGCCGCTGCAGCGCATGCTGGAGCTGGCCAAGTCGCTCGGCGCGGACGTGGAGTCCGAGAAGATCACCGCGGCCAAGAAGCGGTTCGAGGACGCGGCCGCCCGGCTGCGCGCGGCCACCAAGGCCAAGCCCGACATCAAGGTGCTCGCCGGTTCCGCCAGCCAGGACATCTTCTACGTGTCCGGCTCGAACCTCTCCATCGACCTGGAGTACTACAAGGCCCTCGGCGTGAACTTCGCCGAGCCCAGCGCTGCCGCGTTGAAGGCCAGTGGAGGCTGGTTCGAGAACCTCAGCTGGGAGAACGTCGACAAGTACGCCGCGGACGTCATCATCATGGACAACCGCACGTCGGCGATCCAGCCGGACGCGATCGAAGAGGCGACGTGGAAGAAGCTGCCGGCGGTGAAGGCGGGGCAGGTCATCGGGCGTAACCCCGAGCCGATCCTGTCCTACGACAAGTGCGCGCCGCTTCTTGAGGAGCTGGCCGAAGCGATCGAGAACGCCAAGAAGGTCAGCTGA
- a CDS encoding siderophore-interacting protein encodes MTTAVAAPFRFFSLQVSRTERLGPSLVRVSFAGDDLRHFHSDGRDQSLSLFLPHPGQDAPAVPFELGDGWWQAWRELPDDVRAVMRSYTLRALRSDVHGETAEIDIDFVLHGVEPGAAVPAGPASRWASRATTGDRVVLLGPAIADNRAIRFRPPQDADLVLIWGDDTALPAASSILESLPAGMPARVWLEVHHPGDIQDLATDADAEINWIVRTEGAPTALDTIRAAQLPSSELPYAWIAGESGRVKELRRHLVRERGIDKRRVTFVGYWREGLTEEQLRERGE; translated from the coding sequence ATGACGACGGCCGTAGCCGCCCCCTTCCGTTTCTTTTCCCTTCAGGTCTCGCGGACGGAGCGGCTGGGGCCGTCTCTCGTGCGTGTCTCGTTCGCGGGGGACGACCTGAGGCACTTCCACTCCGACGGCCGGGACCAGTCGCTCTCCCTCTTCCTGCCGCATCCGGGGCAGGACGCCCCGGCCGTGCCCTTCGAACTGGGCGACGGCTGGTGGCAGGCGTGGCGGGAACTCCCGGACGATGTGCGGGCGGTGATGCGCTCGTACACGTTGCGGGCGCTCCGCTCGGACGTCCACGGTGAGACCGCCGAGATCGACATCGACTTCGTGCTGCACGGCGTGGAGCCGGGGGCCGCCGTGCCCGCCGGGCCCGCGTCCCGGTGGGCCTCCCGGGCGACCACCGGCGACCGGGTCGTCCTGCTCGGCCCCGCGATCGCCGACAACCGCGCGATCCGTTTCCGTCCGCCGCAGGACGCCGATCTGGTGCTGATCTGGGGTGACGACACGGCGTTGCCCGCCGCCTCGTCGATCCTGGAGTCGCTGCCCGCCGGAATGCCGGCCCGCGTCTGGCTGGAGGTCCACCACCCGGGGGACATCCAGGACCTGGCGACGGACGCCGACGCCGAGATCAACTGGATCGTGCGGACCGAGGGGGCGCCGACCGCCCTCGACACCATCCGTGCCGCCCAACTGCCCTCCAGCGAGCTGCCGTACGCGTGGATCGCCGGTGAGTCCGGCCGTGTGAAGGAGTTGCGCCGCCATCTCGTGCGGGAGCGCGGGATCGACAAGCGGCGGGTGACCTTCGTCGGGTACTGGCGCGAGGGTCTGACGGAGGAGCAGTTGCGGGAGCGCGGCGAGTAA
- the desA gene encoding lysine decarboxylase DesA, with protein MRSHLLNDTTAERYRRTVTEGVERVAAKLATTDRPFTGVTVDALSPSIEKIDLDQPLHDTAAVLDELEDVYLRDAIYFHHPRYLAHLNCPVVIPAVLGEAVLSAVNSSLDTWDQSAGGTLIERKLIDWTNERIGFGPAADGVFTSGGSQSNLQALLLAREEAKTDETAKLRIFASEVSHFSVKKSAKLLGLDQDAVVSIPVDGNKRMQTVALARELKRCKSDGLVPMAVVATAGTTDFGSIDPLPEIAELCAQYDAWMHVDAAYGCGLLVSLKRRDLLGGIERADSVTVDYHKSFFQPVSSSAVLVRDGSTLRHATYHAEYLNPRRMVTERIPNQVDKSLQTTRRFDALKLWMTLRTMGADGIGQLFDEVCDLAEEGWKLLAHDPRYDVVVEPQLSTLVYRYIPEAVTDPAEIDRANLYARKALFASGDAVVAGTKVGGRHYLKFTLLNPETTVDDIAAVLDLIAGHAEQYLGESLDRVAS; from the coding sequence ATGCGCTCGCACCTGCTCAATGACACGACCGCGGAGCGGTACCGCCGCACCGTGACCGAAGGCGTGGAGCGGGTGGCGGCCAAACTCGCCACCACCGACCGACCGTTCACCGGTGTCACGGTCGACGCCCTCTCCCCCAGTATCGAGAAGATCGACCTCGACCAGCCGCTGCACGACACGGCCGCCGTTCTCGACGAGCTCGAGGACGTCTACCTGCGCGACGCGATCTACTTCCACCACCCGCGCTACCTCGCCCACCTCAACTGCCCGGTCGTCATACCGGCCGTGCTCGGCGAGGCCGTCCTCTCCGCCGTCAACTCCTCCCTGGACACCTGGGACCAGTCGGCCGGCGGCACCCTGATCGAGCGCAAGCTGATCGACTGGACCAACGAGCGCATCGGGTTCGGTCCCGCCGCCGACGGCGTGTTCACCTCCGGCGGTTCACAGTCCAACCTCCAGGCACTGCTGCTGGCCCGCGAGGAGGCCAAGACCGACGAGACCGCCAAACTGCGGATCTTCGCCTCCGAGGTCAGCCACTTCAGCGTGAAGAAGTCGGCGAAACTGCTGGGCCTCGACCAGGACGCCGTCGTCTCCATCCCGGTCGACGGCAACAAGCGCATGCAGACGGTCGCCCTCGCCCGTGAGCTGAAGCGCTGCAAGAGCGACGGCCTCGTCCCCATGGCCGTCGTCGCCACCGCCGGCACCACCGACTTCGGCTCCATAGACCCGCTGCCCGAGATAGCCGAGCTCTGCGCCCAGTACGACGCGTGGATGCACGTCGACGCCGCCTACGGCTGCGGCCTGCTCGTCTCCCTCAAGCGCCGCGATCTCCTGGGCGGCATCGAGCGCGCCGACTCCGTCACCGTGGACTACCACAAGTCCTTCTTCCAGCCCGTGAGTTCGTCCGCCGTACTGGTACGGGACGGGTCCACGCTCCGCCACGCCACCTATCACGCGGAGTACCTCAACCCGCGTCGCATGGTCACCGAGCGCATCCCCAACCAGGTCGACAAGTCCCTCCAGACCACCCGCCGCTTCGACGCGCTCAAGCTGTGGATGACACTGCGCACGATGGGCGCCGACGGCATCGGCCAGCTCTTCGACGAGGTCTGCGACCTGGCGGAGGAGGGCTGGAAACTGCTCGCCCACGACCCGCGCTACGACGTGGTCGTGGAGCCCCAGCTGTCCACGCTGGTCTACCGCTACATCCCCGAGGCCGTCACCGACCCGGCCGAGATCGACCGCGCCAACCTCTACGCTCGCAAAGCCCTGTTCGCCTCCGGCGACGCCGTGGTCGCGGGCACCAAGGTCGGCGGTCGCCACTACCTGAAGTTCACCCTGCTCAACCCCGAGACCACGGTCGACGACATCGCCGCCGTACTCGATCTGATCGCCGGCCACGCCGAGCAGTACCTGGGAGAATCCCTTGACCGCGTCGCTTCCTGA
- a CDS encoding lysine N(6)-hydroxylase/L-ornithine N(5)-oxygenase family protein, with product MKTHDFIGIGLGPFNLGLACLTEPIAELDGIFLDSKPNFEWHSGMFLDGAHLQTPFMSDLVTLADPTSPYSFLNYLKDSGRLYSFYIRESFYPLRVEYDDYCRWAAGRLSNVRFNTTVTEVTYDEGAGLYAVKTADGDVLRARHLVLGTGTVPFIPEACQGLGGDLFHNAHYMHRKAELQAKKSITIVGSGQSAAEIYYELLTEIDVHGYQLNWVTRSPRFFPLEYTKLTLEMTSPDYIDYFRELPEETRYRLEKQQKGLFKGINSELIDSIFDLLYQKNVSSGGRPVPTRLLTNSSLNSAGYEDGRYTLGLRQDEQGKDYEIETEGLVLATGYHYQPPAFLAGINDRLLFDGHGRFDVARNYAIDTTGRGVFLQNAGVHTHSITSPDLGMGAYRNSYIIRELLGTEYYPVEKTIAFQEFAV from the coding sequence GTGAAGACACACGACTTCATCGGCATCGGACTGGGACCCTTCAACCTCGGCCTCGCCTGCCTCACCGAGCCCATCGCCGAACTCGACGGGATCTTCCTGGACTCGAAGCCGAACTTCGAGTGGCACTCGGGGATGTTCCTCGACGGCGCCCACCTCCAGACCCCGTTCATGTCGGACCTGGTCACCCTCGCCGACCCGACGTCCCCGTACTCCTTCCTCAACTACCTGAAGGACTCGGGCCGCCTGTACTCGTTCTACATCCGCGAGAGCTTCTATCCGCTCCGCGTCGAGTACGACGACTACTGCCGCTGGGCCGCGGGCCGGCTGAGCAACGTCCGCTTCAACACGACGGTCACCGAGGTGACGTACGACGAAGGGGCCGGCCTCTACGCCGTGAAGACAGCCGACGGTGATGTCCTGCGCGCCCGGCACCTCGTCCTCGGCACCGGCACCGTCCCGTTCATCCCTGAGGCCTGCCAAGGCCTGGGCGGCGACCTCTTCCACAACGCGCACTACATGCACCGCAAGGCGGAGCTCCAGGCGAAGAAGTCGATCACGATCGTGGGCAGCGGCCAGAGCGCCGCGGAGATCTACTACGAACTCCTCACCGAGATCGACGTCCACGGCTACCAGCTCAACTGGGTCACCCGCTCCCCGCGGTTCTTCCCGCTGGAGTACACCAAGCTGACGCTGGAGATGACGTCCCCGGACTACATCGACTACTTCCGCGAACTGCCCGAGGAGACCCGCTACCGGCTGGAGAAGCAGCAGAAGGGTCTGTTCAAGGGCATCAACTCGGAACTGATCGACTCGATCTTCGACCTGCTGTACCAGAAGAACGTCAGCAGCGGCGGCCGCCCGGTCCCGACCCGCCTGCTGACCAACTCGTCCCTCAACAGCGCCGGTTACGAGGACGGGCGGTACACCCTCGGGCTGCGCCAGGACGAGCAGGGCAAGGACTACGAGATCGAGACCGAGGGCCTGGTCCTGGCCACCGGCTACCACTACCAGCCGCCGGCCTTCCTCGCCGGGATCAACGACCGGCTCCTCTTCGACGGCCACGGCCGCTTCGACGTGGCCCGCAACTACGCCATCGACACCACCGGCCGCGGCGTCTTCCTGCAGAACGCCGGCGTCCACACCCACAGCATCACCTCGCCCGACCTGGGCATGGGCGCGTACCGGAACTCGTACATCATCCGCGAGCTGCTCGGCACGGAGTACTACCCGGTCGAGAAGACCATCGCCTTCCAGGAGTTCGCGGTATGA
- a CDS encoding GNAT family N-acetyltransferase, translating into MTFAFRPLDPLKDSELLHGWVTHPKAAYWMMQDARLEDVERAYMEIAADPHHHALLGLLDGEPAFLMERYDPAHRELVGLYEPEPGDVGMHFLVPPTDTPVHGFTRSVITAVMAHLFEDPATHRVVVEPDVSNKAVHALNEVVGFVPDREIDKPEKRALLSFCTREQFFEAARGVAV; encoded by the coding sequence ATGACCTTCGCCTTCCGTCCCCTCGACCCGCTGAAGGACTCCGAGCTGCTGCACGGCTGGGTCACGCACCCCAAGGCGGCGTACTGGATGATGCAGGACGCCAGACTGGAGGACGTCGAGCGGGCGTACATGGAGATCGCGGCCGACCCGCACCACCATGCCCTGCTGGGGCTGCTCGACGGCGAGCCCGCCTTCCTCATGGAGCGGTACGACCCCGCCCACCGTGAACTCGTCGGCCTGTACGAGCCCGAGCCCGGAGACGTCGGCATGCACTTCCTGGTGCCGCCGACGGACACCCCGGTGCACGGGTTCACCAGGTCCGTGATCACCGCCGTGATGGCGCACCTCTTCGAGGACCCGGCCACCCACCGCGTCGTCGTCGAGCCGGACGTGTCCAACAAGGCGGTGCACGCCCTCAACGAAGTCGTCGGTTTCGTCCCCGACCGCGAGATCGACAAGCCGGAGAAGCGCGCACTGCTGAGCTTCTGTACGCGAGAGCAGTTCTTCGAGGCTGCCCGAGGAGTCGCTGTATGA